Part of the Capsicum annuum cultivar UCD-10X-F1 chromosome 12, UCD10Xv1.1, whole genome shotgun sequence genome is shown below.
GGGGAGCAATCTTTCTCTGAGGGTTCAGTGAAGCAAAGATGAGAGTAAGAGCAACCAggttcttttttatcttttctgaAAGGATCTTACTTAATTCAGTAGTAACGTAATTTCTATTCGATAAAAATGATCCATTCGAGGTTTTGTTTCTGAATGAAATTCTATCTAAGAAATGACAACTCCGTAGAAAAGGAAGTTAGTCTTGGGCAACATGTAAGCAAATTGAACTTTAACAGTCTCCTGTATTTTGATTAGGAAAGTCGCACATACCAACTAGGGGGTAGGGATGACTTTATTACAAACACAAGGCTCTGCTAAGGGATAATTCGGAAAAAACCTCTCTACCTCTCTGAGATAGAGGTATGAACTATGTACCACTTTACCTTCCCCAAACtccactttgtgagaatatactgggtgTGTTGTTGTAGTACTCTGTTAAGGGATGGTACGGCATGAGAAACCTTAAATCATGTCCATAATCCTTTACCGCGGAAGAAACCACGCAAGACTCAGATTACTTCATGCCCTATTACCATTAGCTGCAGCTACTAACTGTGGTGGTGTTGCTTTAGTTGGACAACCAATTGCTTCACTACTTCAGGATCAATGAAGTTACGAAAGCTTCCGGTGTCCACTAAAATGTGCAGTGGTCTCTTTGAGTCATAACTAGTCACTCTAAACGTTGTGTATCAGTGAACCATTAAGAGCTACTCGACTTTGAACAACCAAGATTTCAAATCTTCACCAGAAAATTTGACACTGACATCTCATCAGAAAGTTCGATGCCTTCTCAAATTTGACGTTTCACAACTAGTCACTCTAAACGCTGTGCATCAGTGAACCATTAAGAGCTACTCGACTTTGAACAACCAAGATTTCACATCTTCACAAGAAAATTTGACATGTCACTGCCATCTCATCAGAATGTTCGATCCAACCTTTTCAGATTCGACATCTCACTGTTTAGAATTCCAATTTCTGCATCAATTCATGTGTATGGGGAATTTCAGAGATACCCGAGTGTTCCAGCGTAAGACCAGAAGATAAGAAGATGAACATAGGATTGTAGTAGAAGAAGTGAGATATTATCATTCATAAGTGTTACGtaatggactgcgtacatcttaccctccctagacctcacttcctcactttgtgggaatacgctgggactgttgttgttgttgaagtgtTATGTAATGAGTACAGTCCCTATATATGAATCGAGACTGAATCAATCTATGTTggtcggactcttcaaaaatgccaTCGCGTGTGTTGGATCCTTAAAAAaatgcatttttggaggatccaacacgggtgcggcaacatttttgaagagtccgagcaattTAGGAATCAATTATGCTAACTCCTCTAACTAATTGTAGCTGCTGACATGGATGGATACTAACTACTATTGACTCTACCTCATTTGTATAACAGTAGGATCCAAAGTTGAAAGGGAAACAACTCAGATCCGAAAAACCCTCGACTCAAGTAACGAATAAAAAAGACATAACAAATAATAGATGAAGCATTACAGAACATTCCAAAAGAGGAACGGTAACAAATAAAAGAAATGCAATAACCAAAGCACTAGAAACAATTAGTGGTAACAAAAATCTGAGGACAAGAAAATATGAGAATATTTCTAATACTACTGGTATTAAAGGAAAAACAGGTACGGTGCGCCAAACTACCACCAAGCCTATCTTGTAGGAAAGGGAGATGACACTCAACAACGAAACCTTACTAACCTTCTAACCTAATATGCGACCTCCACAACCTCCTATataaggtcatgtcctcaataaACTTTGAGGATGTCCATAACTATTTCTTCTTTGAAGTGGATTCCCGTAGCACCATCAACATCCATCTTATTTATTTCCTCAAAATGCTTCGCAACTCTATTCCCTTCAACTAAAATTGTGCTTATTAGTCCCATATAGACCATAAGACATAAGCAGGACAAATACAAATCATTTCTCCCAATAtagaataaaaaattgattataagATCGGTACTTTGTATAGTAAAAAATTGATTCCAAGATTCCTCCACATCGTAGTTTTTCATTATCCATAAGTTAAAAGTGTACTTCCACTGATCATGATGATTAGAGCAAATACAAATTATTTCTCCCAATACAGAAAGGCCATGATTGACGCAATTCATGTCCGGAACCACAAACATTCCATCTGGCAATGGATTTTTCCTTGAATACCTCATCATATGAAGGCACAGACTCATCCTCTGACAAACCAAGCCAATGAAATGCTCTATGTACAAAAGCCAGAGAGTCCATATCAGACAACCACGAGGGGTAAATGCCAGTAGGCTTACTAATTATTCTCCACGAACCACTTTTAAGTGCAGGAATTTCACTGCATGATTGGTAACCAATCTTAAGGATCATATAGTTAGCACTAGTTGAGTCATATCCCAATCCACAAATATAGTCTTTTGACGGTAAAAATTTTGTACTAGGAAGTACTATTGATTCTCTTGTGGAAGGGTTCCCTAGCAAAAAGTATGGGATGGTTAATATTATCATATTTACGAATGGCTTGGTTCTTTTGGGGGTTCGTAAATATGATGATATTAACCATCTCATACTTTTGCTGTGGAACCCTTCCACAAGAGAATCAGTAGTACTTCCTAGTACAGAATTTTTACCGTCACAAGATTATACTTGCGGATTGGGATATGATTCAACTAGTGGTGACTATATGATCCTTAAGATCGGTTACCAATCATGCAGTGAAATTCTTGTTCTGAAAAGTGGTTCGTGGAGAACAACTGATAAGCGTCCTACTGGCATTTACCCCGTGTGGTTGTCTGATATGGACTCTCTGGCTTTTGTACGTGGAGCATTTCATTGGCTTGGTTTGTTACGGAATGAGTTTGTGACTTCATATGATATTTTAAATGAGGTATTCAAAGCAATACCATTGCCAGATGGAATGTTTGTGGTTCCCGACATGGTTTACGTCAAACATAGCCTTTCTATATTGGGAGAAATGATTTGTATTTGTTCTACTCATCATGATCAGCGAAAGTACGCCTTTAACTTATGGATAATGAAAGACTATGGTGTGAAGGAATCTTGGAATCGATTTTTTACTATCCAAAGCACCTATCTTTATTCTTTGGTACCAGAGTACAGGTTTTCAGATGGTGAAGTGTTACTCCGTTGCAAGCATTTTGACCGTTGTGGTTATATATTTAAGACAACCAAAGAATCATCTGTTTTTTGTCCTCAATCTCGTTCAGAATGTATTCGGAATGGATTTGTTTATCCAGAAAGCCTGATCTCTCCAAAATTACTTAGTATTTACTCATGTACGATCAAGACAACATCTTTTCGAGGTAATCATACTATAACCTTTTTTTCATTGTAATGTTATTAGTGGTTTTGTTTTTCCGAGGTTCTGTTAAGAGAAGCTATTGTAGCTCAATTCGCTTATATTGTAGGAGTCGCAGGATTGGTTGGGCCGTACAACTTTACATACGCGCTTAAGCTGCTCGACCTGTTGGGAAAATATATTAGGATGTCAAACTGGGCAATTTGCAGCATTAATAAgttagattttgttatttttcaggGACTACCCTTGTGTTGCATATACCTTGT
Proteins encoded:
- the LOC107848798 gene encoding F-box protein CPR1-like, which gives rise to MVNIIIFTNGLVLLGVRKYDDINHLILLLWNPSTRESVVLPSTEFLPSQDYTCGLGYDSTSGDYMILKIGYQSCSEILVLKSGSWRTTDKRPTGIYPVWLSDMDSLAFVRGAFHWLGLLRNEFVTSYDILNEVFKAIPLPDGMFVVPDMVYVKHSLSILGEMICICSTHHDQRKYAFNLWIMKDYGVKESWNRFFTIQSTYLYSLVPEYRFSDGEVLLRCKHFDRCGYIFKTTKESSVFCPQSRSECIRNGFVYPESLISPKLLSIYSCTIKTTSFRGVAGLVGPYNFTYALKLLDLLGKYIRMSNWAICSINKLDFVIFQGLPLCCIYLVYFSKNKK